Part of the Bacteroidales bacterium genome, CCACTTCCCAAAGCATTACCACCTGTGGCAGTGATGGCTTCTTGTGCTTGTAGTCCTGTCAGTCCTGTCAGTCCGAGACTTAACAAGAGTACTGCACTTAATTTTAATCTTTTTTGTCTCATTTATGATCTGTTTTTTTAATTGGTAAATAGTTATTTATTCATTTATTTATTTCCAGCAAGTTAAATTGATATTTATTATAAATCCATTTTTTATCAATTTATTTGTAGACAAAAAAGCATGTGTATAATAAGCTTTGGTTTTGTGTTTGGTTGTGAGGCCTGTTATACTTATGCTTTGTGAGTTGGTTACCCATATTGTCCCGAAGGGCAAAAGCGGGCTGGCAAAAAAAGTAAAACAATTTTCTTTCAAATAACTTATAATTTCTGTTTAGAATGCGACTTGTACATAACGATGGCGCTATGGCCTGTTGGCAAGTTTTAGCTCTATCGTTTTTAAGTTCGTAATCATACTCAAATTTACTTTTTTCTATCAAGATAACCATCGAACTGCCAATGGTTTATGACCGTTTGTTACCTGTAATTATTGTTTTCAATATTCATTTCATCAATATGGTAATTTAAAGTCTTATAACTTCAACTATAGACATACCGACAACAATTTTTATTTTGGCTTTAACAGCAACAAATAATCAAGCTTATTTTCCATATAACCTTTTCTTTTATTAACAAGAAGTTATAAAAGAAGCAAAATCTATTAAAAAATGTGCAACAATTAAAACGATAAGATTTCTGTATTTGTAATAATGAAATGAAAAAACAAATCCAATTAATATTGGAACTATTATACCGACTAAACTTAAACCGCTAATATGAGCAATTCCGAACAGTAAAGATGATAAAATAACTACTAACCATCCATGTTTAAAAAGAATTTCTAATCGTGGCATTAAATATCCCCTAAATATAAATTCTTCAACCACACCTGCTGTCAAACATGCAAAAATCATAAGCATTTTATCAATACAATAAAAATTAACAGATGATTTCAAAACACTTTGGTTTATAGGTAATCCCAAAAATTTAAAAATAAAAGGTACTGTAATCGCAACAATAACAGCACTGCTAAAAACAATTATTACAGAAAGCGGATAAAAATACCATTTTCTTTTTGTTTCTCGCCATAATAAAAGCTTTGTCTTTTCAACTTTTAGGATAGTTAAAAGAACTAAACCTAAAAATAACCAGAATTCAATTTCGTCAATCCATTTCGAAGTTATATTTTTTTTTAAATGAATTAAGCCAAACAAATTGGTCATAAGGCATACAAATAGAAAAGATGTAATGCAAATACCAATAATTGTGTTTCTTTTTGTTGTGGTCATATTTCTTTTTTCCTTTATTAATTAACATAATTTAATAATTTTTTTTGTCTTAAAACAGGGGAACAATATATTTCAATATACGCAACTATAGTTGTTCTATCATTCTGGTAATTGCAGGTAACGACAGTCTGTATAAAAAGCACCTGATTTAATTAGTAATTATTCAAAAATAAGCCTTTTTAAAACATTATTGAAAAATAATTAATCAAAAGATTTTTTAAAACAGGATGTCTTAACCCTGAAAATTAGCTTCGCTGAAATCACTTTGTTTTTGCATGAATAAAGTGGGAAATGAAATAATTAAAAGCGAAAATCAAATTATTATCAAACAGCTTTAATCAAAAATAAAAATAACACGTTAAAGCCTATTCAAAGTCCATAAACAAAAGTTAGCATGTGATTTAGTTCAACATTTGCTTCAAACTTGGCTTTTCAAGCCGTTTGAAGCCTATTTATTGTGTTTGGTTTTTCTACAGTTTCAATATTTTCTTTGATAATATTTTTTCGTTTATAGAAAATCGGAGAATATAAATTCCAGTTGGAACTGTCTCTCCATTTTCATTTTTTCCGTTCCAGATGAAAGTGTATTTTCCTGTTTGCTGCTGCTTATTAGTAAGTACGCTAATTTGCTGCCCCATAAGGTTAAGAACAGTGATGTTAACTTTTCCAGATTCAGGCAGTTGGTAGGTAATAATCGTTTCAGAGTGGGTAGGATTGGGGGAAATGT contains:
- a CDS encoding CPBP family intramembrane metalloprotease, with amino-acid sequence MTTTKRNTIIGICITSFLFVCLMTNLFGLIHLKKNITSKWIDEIEFWLFLGLVLLTILKVEKTKLLLWRETKRKWYFYPLSVIIVFSSAVIVAITVPFIFKFLGLPINQSVLKSSVNFYCIDKMLMIFACLTAGVVEEFIFRGYLMPRLEILFKHGWLVVILSSLLFGIAHISGLSLVGIIVPILIGFVFSFHYYKYRNLIVLIVAHFLIDFASFITSC